One Erpetoichthys calabaricus chromosome 8, fErpCal1.3, whole genome shotgun sequence DNA segment encodes these proteins:
- the nppal gene encoding natriuretic peptide A-like — MVSRLTVYCALFIIVLSQVSAKPVSSLQSLAQLLEEESNHPYVDSDDDTRGGLDVSAEIATDDSEADTPWNHNFRDPQHRQAAHSSRMLKLLKDILTSSGRSWDREKKSGLRSCFGVRLDRIGSTSGLGC, encoded by the exons ATGGTCTCCAGGCTGACGGTCTACTGTGCTCTTTTCATCATCGTTCTTTCCCAAGTCAGTGCCAAACCCGTTTCCAGTTTACAG TCTCTCGCGCAGCTTTTAGAAGAGGAAAGCAACCATCCATACGTCGACTCGGACGATGACACTCGAGGCGGCTTGGACGTATCAGCCGAAATAGCAACCGACGATTCAGAAGCTGATACACCTTGGAATCACAACTTCCGAGACCCGCAACATCGGCAAGCGGCACATTCCAGCAGGATGCTGAAGCTCTTGAAGGACATCTTAACTTCATCCGGACGATCTTGGGATCGCGAAAAAAAGAGTGGGCTGCGAAGCTGCTTCGGTGTTAGACTGGACCGGATTGGATCTACGAGTGGACTGGGGTGTTGA